The nucleotide sequence ggtttggtcaaagtcaagctttgtagggtttgactaactttatattaaaaaaatataaacattcaccatatgaaatcaatattatcagatgcaccatgaaacgtatgttcatactatatagttttagtattgtagatgttcatatttttttaatataaatttggtcaaactttgtgtagtttgactttgaccaaatcttatatgcggagtaaaaagaaacggagggagtatgcattctattttatttttattgttggAACACTTGGCGTACATATTTCTGCCATCTATAGAAGTGTTTTCAGTTTAGTTACTGGCTGTCTTCACCTTTTTGTGGAGTCATTACAACATCTACACTTTCGATTTTATATCCAGTCTGCTTTATATTTCTATCCTATCTTGTAGGGATTCTTGAAGAAAGAGTTCTCTCAGGCACTGTTCATATTCTCACCCCAAAAGTCCTATCAGAAACTTCTCGGCATTTGGATGCACCTGAGCAGAACCAAATGAGGGCAGATGTTCCAGTGGATGTAACGGGAACAGAAGCTGAAGATGCTAGGGTGGAGGAAGCTTCTGATATTTCTACCAATGTTCAGAATGATGATCCATTGAGCCGTTTCCTTCCTCCGCCTGTGACTACAAAATGTTCTACAGCATTACAGGTTATCTTTCGAGCAAATTATTATTCCCACACTATTTTCAGCATAAAAAAATTCATCATATTTCTCATGTAGAACATACAGCTCCCTTCTGGCAATGTCATTATTTGTTTAATCTGAAATGGTGAAAATATTCTGTTGGCAACTGTTTCATATATTTCCACACCACTTCCTGCAATACGATATTTCTGAGATACCTTTTTTTTGTACTTTCCGTTTCTTTTCTCTAATGCATAAATAGATCTCCAAATTGTTCAGGCAGCCtatttgtgattatggtttcttaaACTTTTGATTATTTCTTGTACACTCATGTGGGTCTTTTTTCATGTTAACTTAAACTTATCGTTGTATGACGGCTTTCCATGTGATACCCATACCACTTGGAATGCATGTCTACATCCTTCACACTTGTTCTTGTTTTTACATGAAAATATGGCTGTAGTTACTCATGTTCCACTGTTTTCCTGCAGCAAAGGATAAACAAGTTCCTTGGATACAAAAGGTCTGGAAAGAGCTTTAATGCTGAAGTGCGTAACAGAAAGGACTACAGAAATCCTGACTTTTTGCAGCATGCTGTGCGGTACCAAGAAATTGATCAGATAGGGACCTGCTTCAGTAAAGATGTTTTCAATCCATATGGGTACGATAAAAGTGACTACTACGATGAGATAGGTATGCTATAGTCATGTTTGATCCAATATGCCATTCTTTTGGGCCACACCTTCCTTTTTGAAAGATAATTGAACATCTGAGTGTAGCTTCCATGTTCATGTATAATACCAGTACCTATTTAGTCATGCAATTGTAGTTGAAATCAATAGAAGTTCCACTATGGCGGCCATCTGGGATGTGATTGCAAAGGAACATGCACACTGCTTTTAATTTTTGAGTGTGTGCACTTGCTTGTAAGGCATATCGAATCCCATGACCCTCCAGGTTGCCTCAAACTTTTAAGTATGCCGGGCTTGATTAGCTATTGAAGATCAAAGAAGTTGTGGACAATCATGAAACTGTCTGGAGAGTGTTGTTTTATGTTATAATAAAATATAGAAAACCCCATGTACTTGTCGCATAAGCAATACAAAGCCACTGCTTCTTTTTTTGGGCTTGTACCTGGACCCTGGTAACAAACTACTACATGTTCTAACAATATTCACCTAGAACAGGGCCCTTGTTCTCCTGTTAATCATCATAAGTTCACACTAGAAACTAGATCAAACCCTGTATTACTAAATAACAATCAGCTATTAATTAAAACAAGGAAGATGAATCATGGCATTTGATCAATCACCACCCAAACTCCTGCTTATAAGTCCAAAACACACCACATGCAGTCTATACTGAGCTCAAGAACTCCGCAGCTTGACCACACCAACTCGTTGCCCTTCAGTGGTGATTGCAGTGGTGCCCATCTGGTCTGTGCACCACTTTATGATCAATACCGCCTTCCCATGTCATACTTCCCTTCCCTAACCTACCCTGCACCTCGTCCAACCACCCTCTTTGAGCCATTTCCACCATGACCTTCCTCTCCAACCATACCTACGTCTACCTCATTCATCTAAGCATCTTCTTGGAACCACCTCCTTTTGTCCAGCCACCCTCATGATTGCTGCCTTTGTCAAGCGCTGACAGTTAGGTCCACCGCCAGTGCCACCTTAAGCGCCATGCGTTTACACTCCATCTGTTCTTGCTGAGCGCAGACACCCATCCATGTGACGCCAGCAATGAGTAAGGGTAACCTCAGTCAGCTATTTGATTGGGAGCAATTCAGCAGAGAAGGGTGTGTCTGGATGTACTCTGAGAGCATGCCCCTGCACCATGCACGTGATAGGTGCTGTTAACCTTCATCGCATGTTCGGTATGCCATTGCGGACGGTACAATCCGCTCCAGTGCTGCACAAGAAATGCTATGGAAGGCTGGTGAGCCACCGGACATGGTGTTGACAAGCCGGTTGCCCAAGGCTGAGGGGGTCAGGTTCTATGGAACCGTATTTTGAAAATTTCAGACCGAACCCCAAAACCATGGCCGTATCTCTTCTTTGCTATGCCCATCCATCAATGTCTCAAATTCAAATCCTGCAACACTCCCATGGTTGTTTTAGTTGCTTCGCCGCATCCCTGCCTGCAAGGCTGCAAGTGCCCCCCTTCCATTTCACTCTCTTTTTTCTCGCTAGACCCATGCAACGGTCAAATTGCACATAAGCTTGTCCATATATCTCCCATGCTGTTTGGCTAACTCAGCTTTTTGGTGGTTCCGTACCAACGCACGGGCGCTGAGCTAGCCAGGGAAAAAGAACCAGCTGGTTATACAGGTCCCGGTTTGTTTAGATGTTCCTGGTGTTTATTTAGACATTCCTGGTGAAAGTGCTGCAGCGCAGCATACAAACTCAGAAGAGGCTGTCATGGCAGGTTACGAGTAGGCCAGGATCAAGCCGATTCAAGTTATGGTAGGCTTGAGAGGAGATTAGAAGTAACTCGTTGGAAAGAGTCCAAGCTGTCCTTTCCTTGAGTTTGAAGACAATGCCAGTCGGCCTCGTAGGTTACGAGTAGGCCAGGATCAAGCCGATTCAAGTTATGGTAGGCTTGAGAGGAGATTAGAAGTAACTCGTTGGAAAGAGTCCAAGCTGTCCTTTCCTTGAGTTTGAAGACAATGCCAGTCGGCCTCGTATCTTTTGTTTCTCAAGCAATAAGAGATCCCTCTTCCCGGATGCTGCCCTCGACCTTCTGAACTCTTGTACCTTTTCCCGCTGTACCCGTCCTTCTGAACTCTCATACCTTTCCCTCCTCTTCCAGATGGGTTATACACCTAGTGCTAAGTCCTTAAGTGCATATTCTAGTCGTAACACCAGGTGTTCTACTACGGCTAATCCatgcttgttcttcatttgtttTCTGTCTGTATTCTTTTCTAACATTTTATTTAGTTTCAGATTTATCTCAATTTTTTTTACCAAACATCTCCCACTCACCACCTTCTATCCTGGTTGTTGGTGAACTATCCTTACAACCCGTGTGTGCGCATTTGTTGACAGTGAATCTTTCAGTTCTTTATGCTTTGGTCTTATCTAAGGAAGTATAGTCCAATCACGATCTTGTATCTGCCGCCAATTTGTCTACAGAAGCTGATATGAAGCGTGAACTTGAGAGGAAGGAACAGGAGAAGAAAAGAAATCCAAGAATTGATTTTACTAGTTCTGGAGTACAACCTCCAATCAATCCATCAATAGCGAAGATTTCAGGTACATTTGCATTTTTTCTTGCGAGAAAAAAGAAGTGTGCGTGCTTTATTTTGACAAACTATTACCTTCAGGCAATCTTGTATTTCTGATTCACATCTGTATGTTTTGCAGCCGCCATATCAGCAGCAGCTGTAGCTGGTGTATCGGTTCCGGCATCGGCAGATACTGTACAGAAAGAGGCTAGGCCAAACAAAAAGTCAAAATGGGATAAGGTTTCTAATTCCCTCGCTCAATGCATTTACCTTCTTTTGGAATCAACATTTTTATGACCGGCTTCTGTTTTCTGTTATTGGCTAGGTTGATGGTGATACTAAGAACCCTGCAGCTGCTAGTGGACTTGACAGTCGGTCAGCAGCCAGTGGATCTGCCACACTTTTGACTTCTGAAAATGCTGTTGCTGGTGGATATGCTGCTTTTGCGTGAGTTCTCTTCTTTCCACACAATTATTTCCTTCATAATCCGTTATAGCACATGTTGTTCCTTAATGTAGTCATATTTTTGTTTGTCTGTTGCTGCTGATCAAAATATGCTTACCAATCAGATTAACCAATGGAAATGTTCATAGCTGTAGCCCTGTGTGCTTTTACATGCTCGTTTTTTTTCCTGATGAAATCTGCCTACTCCACGCTGTTGTAGCATAATTGTAATGGTACCAAGTTGAACTTGATGTTGAAATTGATAACTTAGATTATTTAATGGACGTTATTAATGCGACAATGAAGTGTTCAGCTTATTTTTTAGAGTTAATTACACAACCACAACTTTAGGTATTCCTTTTACAGTTCACCAGAATTTTTGGACCTTTTTTCACAGAACCACAACTTGTAGTCTGAACTTTCACGGATGACCCAAATCAGCTGTTTTTCGGATGTTTGAGAGCAAACCTGATAAGACGAGTCCACCCGTCTGTGCTAACATGGATGGCCACATGTATAATATAGGTGACATGGGGCCTACCTGCAAGCCTTCTCTCTTGTCTCTCCCTCCCAAGGCTGAACCCCTGTCTGCTCGATGACCTCTCTCCTTTCCTCCAACCTCAAGCTCCTTGGAGCTCCACCTCTCTTTCTCTGATCTGTTGTCTTGTTGCCACAGACTTGTTCTCCGACGTCTGCCGTGTTTGAGTCCGCCGCCCATCCACAACCACCCCCACCTCCCCGGCCTCCTTTCGACAATCATCCGAGCTTCCAGAGTGGGACTTGGAGACGGAGGACAACCTTGACCCAGCGCCACCGCTTGATCTTGAGTGCGATTCCCGTCACCAGTCCCTTTGCTGCCTCCTCCGCAGGTTCAGTTTGCTGCTGCAGCCGGCCACTGGCCCGATCTGATGATGGTGGCGGCACAATTGCAACAGAGAGCAGAACGGCACGGTGGTGACGTGGCGTGTGTCGGTAGTGGTGGCTGGTGGCCTGATTGTGAGGTGGGCTGCTCTGTGTCGTGCACATACGCACGGGAGGCACAAACCTACTCGGCGGCTCCTACTTCATTGTCTTCTGTTGTTATATGCCCTGCTGCTCATGTACACTGGGGACCTAGTCTGCAGACACCACACCAACTGCTGGCACACCATCTCGCCATGTTTTTCGTCACGACTTGGCTTTGCTAGAGCCTGGATAAAAAGATGATAGGAGGAAGCACGCAAGGGGAAGAGGGAGATGAGAGGCTGGCCTGTGGTTCCCACATCCACTTCAGCATATCCCATGCGAGCGTCCACACAAAGCGCTGGCAAGTGGACCCATCATGTCACGTTTTCTTTTTCAACATGGAATTGGCCGGTTTGGCTTACTTATAAAGATTAGTTCAGAAGTTGTGTTTTGTGAAAAGAAGTCCTATAGCTGTGGTAAATTGCTAAGGGGGACCCTGAAGTTGTGGTTTCATGCAATTATTCAAGTCTGAACCATGATAACTACATGTGGATTTGTTTACTTGAACTGCATAGTTTATAAGAACGACTTGTATCAAGTTAGATTGCAGCAACCTTTAATAATATCCATTTTCGTTATCTTTCTGGGCATTGTGTCAATTGTAACATGGTTCTCTTATTTATTTTCAGGCAACAGAAGAGaaaagaagctgaagaaaggaggacaAGTGATTACAAGTCAGACAGGAGATCATAGCTGTTCTATTTTGTTATTTGATTGGGAGATTTCGGATTGCATACTTGTGTAATAATCATGTAATGTACAAACAAATTTTGTAGTTGCTCTAAGGGATTTCTGGAAAAAGAAATGATATGAGCTAAACACGAATGCATTAAAAGAACTGGGAGCACTTTTCCCCTATAGATCAATGCTAAGCTTGTCGTAGCTGTGGTTCTTATTCTACCCCAATTGACTGTTCTGGCGTTTCTAGAGGGTGAAAAGTTTATCACCATTACCGATTTACTGTCAAACTAACTGTCAAGTTGCTCGTGTTCTATGAGTCTAGTCAATCTCGATTCTGCTCCACTGATCATTTTCATGTGACATTTCAGGGGTCCGGTCTGGCGGCATGGATGATGCTGATGGCCATTCGGTGTGAACAATCAGTTAAGACTCATCATGTATATCTGGGACCACGGATGCGTACAACGTAGCCGTCCCTCCCTACAAGCGGCTACACCGTCAATCAACTGGACGGCGTATTCAAGGCCGAGCCATTTGAACGCCATTTGCTACTGGAACGGTCAGTGGCCAGCACAAGATTTGcctaaaagggaaaacaaaaacaagCAGCAGCCAGCCCCATTTGCGCTCGAACGGTCAGTAGCCCTGAAACTGCAGCTGGATGGCTCGTCGGTGAATGGAACCACCAACCGGCAGGGCAGCCGCCGTCCCTGCCATTAGTTATTATTACTGCGAACAAACTTGACGCTTGCCCTTAAATTCACCACAGTGCAGCGTGTACAACCACACCAGCCCTAGATAGATCTGGCAGCGCAGTGCAGTGCAGTGCGGCAGCACAGTGAAGTGAATGGGACTTCCCGTTGGCCTGGTCGCAGCAGTATGTAAAAGTTTACTTCCTGTGGATTAGACGGACCCTTTCGCACCGCAGCGGCAATAACTCGGCTCCCTGCTTTGTTGACAGTAAAAAAGAAATGGAGTACGTATTGAAGGCAGGGCCACCCACCATGGCAGCATCACACACAAATgtagatgtcacaccctagctagttcatgcattagagtgttgcatcatgtttattctttcatcagaaacctgaaatggggatgacagaacccccagccccctctgaaaccaactagggtttattaaaaactttttcaatgaacctgaaatgcccttctaaaatgcccatcatttttgtcttggttcagaacctctgccagaagtgatgcagattttcctaggccatcttagggtctttgaattaaatcataaatatttgaatttgggcatttaaaattatataaaatattcaaatgctcaaatatctccaaactaaaatgtttcatgttggaaataatccaactatggaccaggagtagtttggtgatattaggagttgcctaagtatttttaataattcaacaaagttgcagaagtattaaaaaaacagaaaacaggagaaatagaaaaaaaacttaCCTGGCACCCGGCCCacttgccggcccagcccagcgccgctccagcgagctgcttgctggccaggcaggcaggcaggtgcccgacggcgaccgcagcgcgcgccacgcagctggccgtcgccctgcttcacctcctcgccttggggctggatggatgagctccacgccgcgccgtgaacctccaggacacctccattctcccccaactcctctctctcgcgctcccccgccatggccgacgccatcgccgccaccccctcgccgtagccacgccctccgtcaaccccacgccgtgccgccgtgtccaggagctccgccaccctcctctccttcgagcaagccgagccccgagcgctcgcaaggcccgagcccaccgcatcgacctcgaccgaaccgccgtcgccggagatccccttcaacgccgacgtcgctccggctcgtccccggccgcaccaagtgcttcgtcaaactccccgtgagcttagccatcttcccctcccttcttttcttgctcccgagctgtgtagcgacctctcggagctcaaccgcacccaccgccgcggagctcgtcgccgacgtgctcccggtcaccctccggccacaaactggtgtccatcatgctcaccacgtcacgtagcacctaaccagctactccccgcacctcaccgacccctctagcgtcaagttcgccttcgaccgaactccggtggccgccaaagtcgtcgccggcgccaactccggccaccccgaccccaacggactccaccaagagctgcggctcctccccagctccactccgatggcctccgcgactcgtttggttgccggaacggccaaaaccacttccgccgccgcgtcgggctcgccggcggctaaacgccggtgcagccgacccgggtttgaccacgggtgggccctggttgactctcctgagtcaatgacaggtgggccccagccctgttaactatttaggattagtttaaattaattttagtttaactaatcacactgacacgcgggacccactgtcaggtttgacccggaccgtgtcccgttgacctgctgatgtcacactgacgtcaggctgacgcagtaattgattttctggatttaatctaatataggaaattccagaatatagtttaaaacttcaaaaattcataacttttaatctgtaactccaaatcagacaagttatatatgaaaaatggtcagaaaaatccaatctatccatctgtactattttcatgcatgattaaacaagttaacttgatgtttaatgcagaacaaggtaaaacactttaaaaggccatgtatgagtttgaaatttgaatctttggttgaaattggttcaaacccttctggttttagttgcattagcccaacacactcatattgccatgtttcatgcatgcatcatattgtcgcacattgtttggtgatggttgtgtatcggtgttctttgcggcaggttctgcctccgaggagtatcgtgattaccctaacgaagaatcgtatcagtgcatcgaaccatcaggcaagcaaccaaccatttgatcatatcgatacaatcccatgttctcgctcctgctctcttttactgcattaagacaacgcgtttcaaactgctgtgtgcgacggtagttgaacccacttcctctgcatgacctgtcattgccacagtaactagatgaaacccactagcatgtgtaggagttgattgagccatatgtatgtgttgttcctaccttgctatgcctgctatgcttagagtcgtgtcaggtctggttcatctgggtgatgggctagagtgaaatgattatgtcggtaatgagaatggtgtggtgaacacgatttggtaaaggtatcgatgagaggccatgtaggagcacatggtgggttgtttcattgaagccgaccttaagcactgagatctgtatgtgtgatttaagatacagctactaccatgcattgggccctgaaatatgaacccgctcgacttcttactcacccttgtcctctgtccaggagttgcaagtagtttctggtgtttgtagcctactggaggccgtggacagcgctgaccgtaggggtgggctgtgatgcggtaggtacgtggcacggtgtaccggatgcccgtttggtatctcgggaaccctgttcacatcgtttggggatgtgagcgaaactccggccggatctcctcatggatggaacccgaataggcgataaacctggactagagacttgagtgtttaggtaggtcgtggtctacacccacgtcggctttcgtttgaagtctgccgagcacatgtcgtgtgcagacgctaagtggtggaaacatgtatgaagaagtacacccctgcagggttatcatgatctattcgaatagccgcgtccgcggtgaaggactacttggttgcctatacagttcatagacaagtaaatggaaactgctaaaagcctcaagatatgTGTGAGTGCCGaagatggctcttccgtaggaagacggaggtgaatcctcggtagtgtattgaagtggtgagtagtggactcgtgtgcgcaaaaccatttcaggttggagtctcgtaggatagcctagccaagagtcaaagctggcttgctgcaataactctaccaacccttcttgataatgtgcatgtatgtaggatctgatgtaagtcttgctgagtacctttgtactcatgttgctataatttacatttttacaaaagacgctgcaaccccttctgatgggttcttcgtagacgttgacatcaatgagtaggctaaggcccaggtggtgatcctgagcttgtgaaggaccacgtagtatagctaggctctcCAAGCCTCTTTtaatttactagttgtctgtactcagacaagttacttccgctgctggtttgtatgactgtatgacttgaatgctgggtcgtgtgacccgtacctatgtgcatgttatgtatggctctctgagccttaaataaagtacttgtgtcgtagagtcatgttgtgatgccttgttgtatttgcacatatcgagcatattgtgtgtatgattgaaatgcttggtatgtgtgggatctgactatctagttgtttatctttagtagcctctcttaccgggaaatgtctcctagtgttaccactgagccatggtagcttgctactgctctggaacacttaggctggccggcatgtgtccttcttcgttcctgtgtctgtcccttcggggaaatgtcacgcattgagtaccggagtcctgttagcccgctacagcccggtttaccggagtcctgctagcccagtgctacagcccggacccacttgctgatgaccgacacgttcgaagctgggtcatggatgcctgtccctgtaagtctgtgccactttgggtttacgactagtcatggcccgggctccttatcatatggatgctagcaacactatcatatacgtgagccaaaaggcgcaaacggtcccgggcaaaggtaagacgacacccgtggggataccgtgcgtgaggccgcaaagtgatatgaggtgttacaggctagatcgatgtgacatcgagtcggggtcctgacagcgttggtatcagagtcggactgcctgtaggttctccaagccaaactagtcgatgttgagtctagaaattctttagttatatgtaggggaattgtttgtgggttggaacgtaaggctctttttactcctttatcttatgacattctgatctgagtcagtctattcttccaccgggggttaaggaattaggatcttttctctctatcaggatcacgtgttactaatcagtagtaccttataggtttgatggatacaagcctagttcagttctactaccacattatgtttcTAGGagggactcagaactttgatatgatgttgttgagtgagtatgaaatcctttgtcaaatgtctcaaaatccttcttgagcatttacagctgttatgctgccgaaattttgctagaaattctaatgcctttgcattatggttgtgctttcagatggccactcgcgacctcaatcaagtggttcgcctgactcgatgcctagatgtacccggccataccgccatgttggtcagggtaatgactgaggctggataccgttggtatcctgagtacacagtcgaagagcaatttcgagactttaatcaacgccagtatctctgcactgtcaggatatttccatcttatcctggatccaccgagccccttcactgctcctatggactcggggttactattgagatggctgtgcaggatgccgcctattctatgatgaccatcatgcgagtcaggactggcctatttcgggactctaatttccggtatatgccagcatcacttccgggagcacaagggtatctccaggctatctatgctgaccccactcaggaggactcacggactcgcaccactgctgagatgctcgaggataaggaccgtgaaaatcgggccttgaggctagagcttttcaatacccgtgctgaccattgggccacattgactcggtttgcaccggcgatgcaagctggatattcggatatgcgcgatctctatcctgtgagatctgctctgccagacgtgatgggttggcgtgatgtaggaggcatcaccccacctcgtggtccccgcaggccaccgtctgttggtccaagacctcatcctagcccctatggtccacaagctctgcgagatcgtctgttcccggatgatcatgttgagcttccaggctatggaggtgacttttacgaggactactacggatcggtctgagttagtggtagtatcactagttcgtactagctgtgtcgtctatcgtcctgcgtgactcgtgggatatgacctagttgtaccgctttccggaggtgtagaaaaataatgtataggagcttgggatgcctccgatgagatgtaatcctcttttcaccgtaatagtaccttgtttggtcttgtactaaaccttgtatggtgtgtatgacgatggaataaagaagcagtttctgtatctaccatgtcatacggatgatcatcttgcatttcgagttattccttacattctgtatcctatgtcggaatcttatcattctgactaaatcattgtcttgtttacctaggatggtcaacacgcgcaataaccctgctcctcaagagcaggccgaaggcagtgaagtcaggaatgcaaatctgcctcatcctccttccctagccgaggttatgctggaagccgagagaaacaagcgggagaccaaccgtttgttggagcatattgaacagaacacagcacgccatcagagaaataacttggtgtcactcagtgatttcatcaagttacatccacccacgttccaccactccgtcgagcctctcgacgctgatgactggcttcacagtatttctcacaaactgcgttccgcgctagtagctgaggctgacaaggtcacctttgctgcatatcatcttgaaggccccgccagtctatggtgggagaattatggagctatgcgcccagcgggccatgtcactacttgggctgaattcagcgaggctttccgtgaacatcacattccggagggtctcatggaccgtaaacgtgaggaattttgcagtttcactcaaggccgactctctgtggatgcttacagcagggagttcggtaacctcgcacgatatgccactgaggaagtttctactgatgccaagaagcaagcaagatttcgtaagggacttagtcctgagcttcgccgcgacctccgcctgcatgagtgcacatcttttcagaagcttgttaacaaggccatcagtgctgagactggtcagactgattatgacgcaacacgcaagcatggccgtgacgtgggttcctcatccggtgctggtcctcagaagcgccgcgtgtgggtgcctaacactgccctgccacccaggttcacaccgaggccatccttccaggcgcctcgccccgttcaacagtctgcaccagccaagccctatggtggtccaaccaacagtgctccttcacgtaccagttccgtgacttgctttaagtgtggggaatctggccactatatgcgcgagtgtccccagaccaaccccaaccaacctgctaaagctgttggccgtggcaagccgac is from Triticum aestivum cultivar Chinese Spring chromosome 3A, IWGSC CS RefSeq v2.1, whole genome shotgun sequence and encodes:
- the LOC123062116 gene encoding SAP30-binding protein isoform X2 encodes the protein MTTKRTPTSPDLLPRRRPLRQPPPPRHLEPEDGEIMSGIGGLGLDAQDAEGILEERVLSGTVHILTPKVLSETSRHLDAPEQNQMRADVPVDVTGTEAEDARVEEASDISTNVQNDDPLSRFLPPPVTTKCSTALQQRINKFLGYKRSGKSFNAEVRNRKDYRNPDFLQHAVRYQEIDQIGTCFSKDVFNPYGYDKSDYYDEIEADMKRELERKEQEKKRNPRIDFTSSGVQPPINPSIAKISAAISAAAVAGVSVPASADTVQKEARPNKKSKWDKVDGDTKNPAAASGLDSRSAASGSATLLTSENAVAGGYAAFAQQKRKEAEERRTSDYKSDRRS
- the LOC123062116 gene encoding SAP30-binding protein isoform X1 — protein: MASDTEGIAALFSMYNDDDEEDADEPGPPSPPPPAAATSPSTSPRTGGESSNPNSNPNPSPEHSPPPLPEEQASRKPLASPQVSPALPPLPSRRSPLPFAVSSPSPSRPPLSAPPPDLPRPPRRGSLAIVDYAHDEMAMSPDQEDGEIMSGIGGLGLDAQDAEGILEERVLSGTVHILTPKVLSETSRHLDAPEQNQMRADVPVDVTGTEAEDARVEEASDISTNVQNDDPLSRFLPPPVTTKCSTALQQRINKFLGYKRSGKSFNAEVRNRKDYRNPDFLQHAVRYQEIDQIGTCFSKDVFNPYGYDKSDYYDEIEADMKRELERKEQEKKRNPRIDFTSSGVQPPINPSIAKISAAISAAAVAGVSVPASADTVQKEARPNKKSKWDKVDGDTKNPAAASGLDSRSAASGSATLLTSENAVAGGYAAFAQQKRKEAEERRTSDYKSDRRS